The following are from one region of the Erwinia billingiae Eb661 genome:
- the mscS gene encoding small-conductance mechanosensitive channel MscS has protein sequence MEDLNVVHGINNAGGWLVRNQELLLSYVVNIVAAIAIIIVGMIVARLISNTLNKVLLARHIDATVADFLSALVRYGVIAFTLIAALGRVGVQTASVIAVLGAAGLAIGLALQGSLANLAAGVLLVTFRPFRTGEFIDIGVMGTVQSVQIFSTTLKTADGKIVVVPNGKIIAGNIVNFSREPVRRNEFIIGVAYDADVDQVIKLLQEVVDAEPRVLRDMGIQIGLNELAASSVNFVVRCWSNAGDLQNVYWDLMKNFKRTLDAHQIGIPYPQMDVHLHQVKSAEDQQAEVKTATPEVAPSLPKPE, from the coding sequence ATGGAAGATCTGAACGTGGTACATGGCATTAACAACGCAGGAGGTTGGCTGGTGCGTAACCAGGAGCTGCTGTTGAGTTATGTCGTGAATATCGTGGCGGCCATTGCGATTATTATCGTCGGGATGATTGTGGCGCGACTCATCTCCAACACCCTGAATAAAGTGCTGCTGGCGCGTCATATCGATGCCACGGTAGCCGACTTCCTTTCAGCGCTGGTGCGCTACGGGGTCATCGCCTTTACGCTGATCGCCGCCCTGGGCAGGGTAGGCGTGCAGACCGCCTCGGTGATCGCGGTGCTCGGTGCCGCCGGCCTGGCCATTGGTCTGGCGCTGCAGGGTTCGCTGGCTAACCTGGCGGCCGGCGTGCTGCTGGTTACCTTCCGTCCGTTCCGTACCGGTGAATTCATTGATATCGGTGTAATGGGGACGGTGCAGAGCGTGCAGATCTTCTCTACCACCCTGAAAACCGCCGACGGCAAAATTGTCGTGGTGCCAAACGGTAAAATCATCGCCGGGAATATCGTTAACTTCTCGCGGGAGCCGGTGCGCCGTAATGAGTTCATTATCGGTGTGGCCTATGATGCCGACGTTGATCAGGTGATTAAGCTGCTGCAGGAAGTGGTTGATGCCGAGCCTCGCGTGCTGCGCGATATGGGCATCCAGATTGGCCTGAATGAACTGGCCGCCTCTTCAGTGAACTTCGTGGTGCGCTGCTGGAGTAATGCCGGTGACCTGCAGAACGTCTACTGGGATCTGATGAAGAACTTCAAGCGCACGCTGGACGCGCATCAGATTGGCATTCCTTATCCGCAGATGGACGTTCACCTGCATCAGGTGAAGTCGGCTGAAGATCAGCAGGCTGAAGTCAAAACCGCGACGCCAGAGGTGGCGCCGTCGTTACCTAAACCAGAGTAA
- the fbaA gene encoding class II fructose-bisphosphate aldolase, giving the protein MSKIFDFVKPGVVTGDDVQKIFKVAKENKFALPAVNCVGTDSINAVLETAAKVKAPVIIQFSNGGAGFIAGKGLKSDKPQAAAILGAISGAHHVHQMAEHYGVPVILHTDHCAKKLLPWIDGLLDAGEAHFEKTGKPLFSSHMIDLSEESLEENIEICSTYLARMAKINMTLEIELGCTGGEEDGVDNSHMDASALYTQPEDVDYAYEKLNAISPRFTIAASFGNVHGVYKPGNVKLTPTILRDSQDYVSKKHNLPHNSLDFVFHGGSGSSAAEIEESISYGVIKMNIDTDTQWATWDGILQYYKKNEGYLQAQLGNPEGADKPNKKYYDPRVWLRASQSSMIVRLEQAFKELNAVDVL; this is encoded by the coding sequence ATGTCTAAAATTTTTGATTTCGTAAAACCAGGCGTTGTCACCGGCGACGACGTGCAGAAGATCTTCAAAGTAGCGAAAGAAAACAAATTCGCTCTGCCAGCCGTTAACTGCGTAGGCACCGACTCCATCAACGCCGTTCTGGAAACCGCCGCTAAAGTTAAAGCCCCGGTCATCATTCAGTTCTCTAACGGTGGCGCAGGCTTCATCGCCGGTAAAGGTCTGAAATCAGACAAGCCACAGGCTGCAGCAATCCTGGGCGCAATCTCTGGCGCGCACCACGTGCATCAGATGGCAGAACATTACGGCGTGCCGGTTATCCTGCACACTGACCACTGCGCGAAAAAACTGCTGCCATGGATCGACGGTCTGCTGGACGCGGGTGAAGCTCACTTCGAGAAAACCGGTAAGCCACTGTTCTCTTCTCACATGATCGACCTGTCAGAAGAGTCACTGGAAGAAAACATCGAGATCTGCAGCACCTATCTGGCCCGTATGGCTAAGATCAACATGACGTTAGAAATCGAACTGGGTTGCACCGGTGGCGAAGAAGACGGCGTGGACAACAGCCACATGGACGCTTCTGCACTGTACACTCAGCCAGAAGACGTTGATTACGCTTACGAAAAACTGAATGCCATCAGCCCGCGCTTCACTATCGCTGCGTCATTCGGTAACGTGCACGGCGTGTACAAGCCAGGCAACGTTAAGCTGACTCCGACCATCCTGCGTGATTCTCAGGACTATGTGAGCAAGAAACACAACCTGCCACACAACTCGCTGGATTTCGTGTTCCACGGTGGTTCCGGTTCTTCTGCTGCAGAAATCGAAGAGTCAATCAGCTACGGCGTGATCAAAATGAACATCGATACTGACACCCAATGGGCAACCTGGGACGGTATCCTGCAGTACTACAAAAAGAACGAAGGCTACCTGCAGGCCCAGCTGGGCAACCCGGAAGGCGCAGACAAGCCAAACAAAAAATACTACGATCCACGTGTCTGGCTGCGCGCATCCCAGTCATCAATGATCGTTCGTCTGGAGCAGGCATTTAAAGAGCTGAACGCAGTCGACGTTCTGTAA
- the pgk gene encoding phosphoglycerate kinase, with protein MSVIKMTDLDLAGKRVLIRSDLNVPVKEGKVTSDARIRASLPTIEAALKQGAKVMVTSHLGRPTEGEYNEEFSLLPVVNYLKDKLSSPVRLAKDYLDGLDIAEGELVVLENVRFNKGEKKDDEALSKKYAALCDIYVMDAFGTAHRAQASTHGVGKFAPIACAGPLLANELDALGKALKSPERPMVAVVGGSKVSTKFDVLNSLVKIADTVIVGGGIANTFVAIDNNVGKSLYEPDFVDAAKKLRDEFKIPVPTDSRVGTEFSETAPSTVKKVSEVKDDEEIMDFGDETALAMAKILKEAKTILWNGPVGVFEFPNFRKGTEIIANAIADSDAFSIAGGGDTLAAIDLFGIEDKISYISTGGGAFLEFVEGKTLPAVAMLEARAKQ; from the coding sequence ATGTCTGTAATTAAGATGACCGATCTGGATCTTGCTGGCAAACGCGTACTTATTCGTTCTGATTTGAACGTGCCAGTGAAAGAAGGGAAAGTGACGTCGGATGCACGTATCCGTGCCTCATTGCCGACCATCGAAGCGGCGTTGAAGCAGGGCGCGAAAGTGATGGTTACCTCCCATCTTGGTCGCCCGACTGAAGGTGAATACAACGAGGAGTTTTCCCTCCTGCCAGTTGTTAACTATCTGAAAGACAAACTCTCTTCTCCTGTTCGCCTGGCGAAAGACTACCTTGACGGCCTGGACATTGCCGAAGGTGAGCTGGTCGTTCTGGAAAACGTTCGCTTTAACAAAGGCGAAAAGAAAGACGACGAAGCCCTCTCTAAAAAATATGCCGCCCTGTGCGATATCTACGTGATGGATGCCTTCGGTACCGCGCACCGCGCGCAGGCGTCTACCCACGGCGTCGGCAAATTTGCCCCAATCGCGTGTGCTGGCCCACTGCTGGCTAACGAACTGGACGCGCTGGGTAAAGCGTTGAAATCGCCAGAGCGCCCAATGGTGGCGGTGGTTGGCGGTTCTAAAGTCTCTACCAAGTTTGACGTGCTGAACTCGCTGGTAAAAATCGCGGACACCGTGATTGTCGGCGGCGGCATTGCCAACACCTTCGTGGCGATTGATAACAACGTCGGTAAGTCTCTGTATGAGCCTGATTTTGTTGATGCAGCGAAAAAACTGCGTGACGAATTTAAAATCCCGGTTCCGACCGACTCCCGCGTAGGCACGGAATTCTCTGAAACTGCACCGTCTACCGTGAAGAAAGTCAGCGAAGTGAAAGATGATGAAGAGATCATGGACTTCGGCGATGAAACCGCACTGGCAATGGCTAAGATCTTGAAAGAAGCCAAAACTATCCTGTGGAACGGTCCGGTTGGCGTGTTCGAATTCCCGAACTTCCGCAAAGGCACTGAAATCATTGCTAATGCGATTGCAGACAGCGACGCATTCTCTATCGCAGGTGGCGGTGATACGCTGGCGGCCATCGATCTGTTCGGTATCGAAGATAAGATCTCTTATATCTCTACCGGCGGCGGTGCTTTCCTGGAATTCGTGGAAGGCAAAACACTGCCAGCAGTCGCCATGCTTGAAGCGCGTGCAAAACAGTAA
- the epd gene encoding erythrose-4-phosphate dehydrogenase codes for MTVRIAINGFGRIGRNVLRALYETGRRAEITVVAINELADAAGMAHLLKYDTSHGRFAWDVRQERDLLWVGEDTIRLLHRAEISDLPWQELNVDVVLDCTGVYGSRADGEAHLAAGAKKVLFSHPGGNDLDATVVFGVNEKELQPDHLIVSNASCTTNCIIPVIKLLDDAFTIESGTVTTIHSAMHDQQVIDAYHPDLRRTRAASQSIIPVDTRLAAGITRIFPKFNDRFEAIAVRVPTINVTAIDLSVSVREAVQACEVNALLRNASEGAFSGIVDYTELPLVSIDFNHDPHSAIVDGTQTRVSGQHLIKTLVWCDNEWGFANRMIDTTLAMAATGFR; via the coding sequence ATGACGGTTCGCATTGCCATAAACGGTTTTGGTCGCATCGGGCGCAACGTGTTGCGTGCTCTTTATGAAACCGGACGTCGTGCAGAGATCACCGTGGTGGCCATCAATGAGCTGGCTGACGCGGCGGGAATGGCGCATTTACTGAAGTACGATACCAGCCACGGGCGATTTGCCTGGGATGTCCGCCAGGAGCGGGATCTGCTGTGGGTCGGCGAAGATACCATTCGTCTGCTGCATCGTGCGGAAATCAGCGATCTGCCGTGGCAGGAGCTGAATGTCGATGTGGTGCTGGATTGTACCGGCGTGTATGGCAGTCGTGCAGATGGCGAAGCCCATCTGGCCGCCGGCGCGAAAAAAGTGCTGTTCTCCCATCCTGGCGGAAACGACCTGGATGCCACCGTGGTTTTCGGTGTGAATGAGAAAGAGCTGCAACCGGACCACCTGATCGTCTCCAACGCTTCCTGCACCACCAACTGTATTATTCCGGTGATTAAACTGCTGGATGATGCCTTCACCATCGAGTCGGGCACCGTGACCACTATCCACTCAGCCATGCACGATCAGCAGGTGATAGATGCGTACCATCCCGACCTGCGACGCACGCGCGCAGCCAGCCAGTCGATTATTCCGGTCGATACGCGTCTTGCCGCCGGCATTACCCGTATTTTTCCTAAATTTAACGACCGTTTTGAGGCGATAGCGGTACGTGTCCCTACAATAAACGTGACGGCGATTGATTTGAGCGTCAGCGTGAGGGAGGCGGTGCAGGCGTGCGAGGTTAATGCCTTGTTGCGAAACGCGTCAGAAGGGGCATTTAGTGGTATAGTTGACTATACGGAATTACCGTTAGTCTCCATAGATTTTAACCACGATCCGCACAGTGCCATAGTGGACGGCACGCAGACGCGGGTCAGCGGTCAGCACCTGATCAAGACACTTGTCTGGTGCGACAACGAGTGGGGCTTTGCTAACCGAATGATCGACACAACGTTAGCGATGGCCGCAACCGGTTTCAGGTAG
- the tkt gene encoding transketolase has protein sequence MSSRKELANAIRALSMDAVQKAKSGHPGAPMGMADIAEVLWREFLNHNPTNPLWADRDRFVLSNGHGSMLIYSLLHLTGYDLPIAELANFRQLHSKTPGHPEFGYTAGVETTTGPLGQGVANAVGMAIAERTMAAQFNRPGHDVVDHNTYVFMGDGCMMEGISHEVCSLAGTLKLGKLVAFYDDNGISIDGHIDGWFTDDTAKRFEAYGWHVVRGVDGHDAAAIKQAVEEAKAVSDKPSLLMCKTVIGFGSPNKAGTHDSHGAPLGDDEVALTRKQLGWSHAPFEIPQDIYAQWDAKEAGQAKEASWNEKFAAYAKAHPELAAEFKRRMGNELPANWQAESQKFIEQLQANPAKIASRKASQNTLEAFGKLLPEYLGGSADLAPSNLTMWSGSKPINDDLAGNYIHYGVREFGMTAIANGITLHGGFLPYTATFLMFVEYARNAARMAALMKIRQVMVYTHDSIGLGEDGPTHQPVEQMASLRVTPNMSLWRPCDQVESAVAWKYAIERFDGPTALIFSRQNLAQQDRTAEQLANVARGGYVLKDCDGQPEIILIATGSEVELAVGAYDKLTSEGRKARVVSMPSTDAFDKQDAAYREAVLPKAVSARVAIEAGIADYWFKYTGLNGAIVGMTTFGESAPAEQLFEMFGFTVDNVVAKAKELL, from the coding sequence ATGTCTTCTCGTAAAGAGCTTGCTAACGCCATTCGCGCATTAAGTATGGATGCGGTACAAAAAGCCAAATCTGGCCACCCTGGCGCCCCGATGGGCATGGCAGATATCGCCGAAGTGCTGTGGCGTGAATTTCTGAACCATAACCCTACGAATCCTCTGTGGGCCGATCGCGACCGCTTCGTGCTGTCGAACGGTCACGGCTCCATGCTGATCTACAGCCTGTTGCACCTCACCGGCTACGATCTGCCGATTGCTGAGCTGGCAAACTTCCGTCAGCTGCACTCTAAAACTCCAGGTCACCCGGAATTCGGTTACACCGCAGGCGTGGAAACCACTACCGGCCCACTGGGTCAGGGCGTGGCTAACGCTGTAGGTATGGCCATTGCCGAGCGCACGATGGCGGCGCAGTTCAACCGTCCGGGTCACGATGTTGTTGACCATAACACCTATGTGTTCATGGGTGACGGCTGCATGATGGAAGGTATCTCCCACGAAGTGTGCTCGCTGGCCGGTACGCTGAAGCTGGGCAAACTGGTTGCCTTCTATGATGACAACGGTATCTCAATCGACGGTCACATTGACGGTTGGTTCACTGACGACACCGCCAAGCGTTTCGAAGCTTACGGCTGGCACGTAGTGCGCGGTGTTGACGGTCACGATGCAGCCGCAATCAAGCAAGCGGTTGAAGAAGCGAAAGCGGTTAGCGACAAGCCTTCCCTGCTGATGTGCAAAACCGTGATTGGCTTTGGTTCACCAAACAAAGCCGGTACCCACGATTCACACGGCGCACCGCTGGGTGATGACGAAGTAGCACTGACCCGTAAGCAGTTGGGCTGGAGCCACGCGCCGTTCGAGATCCCACAGGATATCTACGCGCAGTGGGATGCGAAAGAAGCCGGTCAGGCGAAAGAAGCCAGCTGGAACGAGAAGTTCGCGGCCTACGCTAAAGCGCACCCGGAGCTGGCGGCAGAATTCAAACGCCGTATGGGCAACGAGCTGCCGGCTAACTGGCAGGCTGAGTCGCAGAAGTTCATCGAACAGCTGCAGGCTAACCCAGCAAAAATCGCCAGCCGTAAAGCGTCGCAGAACACGCTGGAAGCCTTCGGTAAACTGCTGCCAGAATACCTGGGCGGCTCGGCTGACCTGGCGCCAAGCAACCTGACCATGTGGTCTGGTTCTAAGCCAATCAACGACGATCTGGCCGGTAATTACATCCATTACGGTGTGCGTGAATTCGGTATGACCGCCATCGCTAACGGCATCACGCTGCACGGCGGCTTCCTGCCATACACCGCGACCTTCCTGATGTTTGTTGAATACGCGCGTAACGCTGCGCGTATGGCTGCACTGATGAAAATCCGTCAGGTGATGGTCTATACCCACGACTCCATCGGTCTGGGCGAAGACGGTCCTACGCATCAGCCGGTTGAGCAGATGGCCAGCCTGCGCGTCACCCCGAACATGAGCCTGTGGCGTCCATGTGATCAGGTTGAGTCTGCGGTTGCCTGGAAATACGCTATCGAGCGCTTCGACGGCCCAACGGCACTGATCTTCTCCCGTCAGAATCTGGCGCAGCAGGATCGTACCGCTGAGCAGCTGGCCAATGTGGCTCGCGGTGGTTACGTGCTGAAAGACTGTGATGGTCAGCCGGAAATCATCCTGATCGCCACCGGTTCAGAAGTTGAACTGGCGGTGGGCGCGTATGACAAGCTGACCTCCGAAGGCCGTAAGGCGCGCGTGGTGTCGATGCCGTCTACCGATGCCTTCGACAAACAGGATGCCGCATACCGTGAAGCGGTTCTGCCGAAAGCGGTCAGCGCCCGTGTGGCGATTGAAGCCGGTATCGCAGATTACTGGTTCAAATACACCGGTCTGAACGGTGCAATCGTCGGTATGACCACCTTTGGTGAGTCAGCGCCTGCAGAGCAGCTGTTTGAAATGTTTGGCTTCACCGTGGATAACGTGGTCGCTAAAGCGAAAGAACTGCTGTAA
- the loiP gene encoding metalloprotease LoiP, giving the protein MKLPLSFVSLGLITALSGCQGVDSNALMQSGAQAYQAATISDEQVKELSVKSCAQMDSEAQIAPDSSPYAQRLAKISAALGDNINGTPANYKVYITKDVNAWAMANGCIRVYSGLMDMMTDNEVEGVLGHEMGHVALGHSRRAMQVAYSTTAARTAIGSVGGIAGTLSQSQLADLGEKLVNAQFSQKQESQADDYSFDLMKKRNIDPNGLVTSFEKLAKLEGSHQSSMFDSHPASEARAQHIKERIAAGK; this is encoded by the coding sequence ATGAAATTACCCCTCTCTTTCGTTTCTCTGGGACTGATTACCGCACTTTCTGGTTGTCAGGGAGTAGACAGCAACGCGCTTATGCAGTCTGGTGCGCAGGCCTATCAGGCCGCCACCATTAGCGATGAACAGGTCAAAGAACTCAGCGTGAAATCCTGTGCGCAGATGGATAGCGAAGCGCAAATTGCGCCCGACTCCAGCCCGTATGCGCAGCGCCTGGCGAAAATCTCCGCCGCACTGGGTGACAACATCAACGGCACGCCGGCCAACTACAAGGTGTACATCACCAAAGACGTCAATGCCTGGGCGATGGCGAACGGCTGTATCCGCGTTTACAGCGGATTGATGGATATGATGACCGACAATGAAGTCGAGGGTGTGCTGGGCCATGAAATGGGCCACGTGGCATTAGGCCATAGCCGTCGCGCGATGCAGGTTGCTTACAGCACCACCGCTGCCCGTACCGCCATTGGTTCCGTGGGCGGCATCGCCGGTACGCTGTCCCAGTCGCAGCTTGCAGACCTGGGTGAGAAACTGGTTAACGCGCAGTTCTCGCAGAAGCAGGAATCGCAGGCAGATGATTACTCTTTCGACCTGATGAAAAAGCGCAACATCGATCCTAACGGCCTGGTCACCAGCTTCGAAAAACTGGCGAAACTGGAAGGCAGCCATCAAAGCTCGATGTTTGACTCCCACCCGGCTTCCGAAGCGCGCGCTCAGCACATCAAAGAGCGTATCGCTGCCGGTAAATAA
- the speB gene encoding agmatinase yields the protein MNNTLGNQYDNSLVSNAFGFMRFPINFQPYDSDAEWVITGIPFDAATSGRPGSRLGPGAIRQISTNLAWEGCRWPWNFDLRQRLKVIDCGDLVYAFGDSQDLTDKLQAHAEKLLANGKRMLTFGGDHYVTLPLLRAHAKYFGKMALVHFDAHTDTYSNGPTFDHGTMFHHAPKEGLIDPAHSVQIGIRTEFDASLGFNVLDAAQVNDRSVDDILAQVKQIVGDMPVYLTFDIDCLDPAHAPGTGTPVIGGLTTDKATKLVRGLQGLNIVGMDLVEVAPGYDQSDLTALAAATLALDMLHVQAVNKG from the coding sequence ATGAATAACACCCTGGGCAACCAGTACGACAACTCGCTGGTGTCAAACGCCTTTGGTTTTATGCGTTTTCCGATCAACTTCCAGCCTTACGACAGCGACGCTGAGTGGGTGATCACCGGTATTCCTTTCGATGCCGCGACCTCCGGTCGTCCTGGCAGCCGCCTGGGCCCTGGCGCGATCCGTCAGATCTCCACTAACCTGGCGTGGGAAGGCTGCCGCTGGCCGTGGAACTTCGATCTGCGTCAGCGTTTAAAGGTGATCGACTGCGGTGACCTTGTGTACGCCTTTGGCGATTCTCAGGATCTGACCGACAAGCTGCAGGCGCATGCCGAGAAGCTGCTGGCCAACGGCAAGCGTATGCTGACCTTCGGTGGCGATCACTACGTGACGCTGCCGCTGCTGCGCGCTCATGCTAAATACTTCGGTAAGATGGCGCTGGTGCATTTTGATGCCCATACCGATACCTATTCCAACGGCCCGACCTTCGATCACGGCACCATGTTCCACCATGCGCCGAAGGAAGGCCTGATCGATCCGGCACACTCGGTGCAGATCGGTATCCGTACCGAGTTTGATGCCTCACTGGGCTTCAACGTGCTGGACGCGGCGCAGGTTAACGACCGCAGTGTTGATGACATCCTCGCTCAGGTGAAGCAGATCGTTGGCGATATGCCGGTTTATCTGACCTTCGATATCGACTGCCTCGATCCGGCGCATGCGCCAGGCACCGGCACGCCGGTGATCGGCGGTCTGACCACCGATAAAGCAACCAAGCTGGTGCGCGGTCTGCAGGGGTTGAACATCGTCGGGATGGATCTGGTGGAAGTCGCACCGGGCTATGACCAGTCCGATCTGACCGCTCTGGCTGCCGCCACGCTGGCGCTGGATATGCTGCATGTTCAGGCCGTTAACAAAGGCTAG
- the speA gene encoding biosynthetic arginine decarboxylase, producing the protein MSDDIKTMKGSSAGEQGGLRSMQEVAMSDQEASKMLRTYNIAWWGNNYYDVNELGHVSVCPNPDVPEARVDLAKLVKEREVEGQRLPALFCFPQILQHRLRSINAAFKRARESYGYRGDYFLVYPIKVNQHKRVIESLINSGEPLGLEAGSKAELMAVLAHAGQTRSVIVCNGYKDREYIRLALIGEKMGHKVYLVLEKMTEVKLVLEEAERLNVVPRLGIRARLASQGSGKWQSSGGEKSKFGLSATQVLKLVDIMREAGRMESLQLLHFHLGSQMSNIRDIATGVRESARFYVELAKLGVNIQCFDVGGGLGVDYEGTRSQSDCSVNYGLNEYANNVIWAIGDACEEHNLPHPTVITESGRAVTAHHTVLVSNIIGVERNEFSEPQTPSADSPRPIVSMWDTWQEMHQPNNRRSLREWLHDSQMDLFDIHTGYSQGTYDLTQRAWAEQLYLSICHYIQQHLDPTNRAHRPIIDELQERMADKIYVNFSLFQSMPDAWGIDQLFPVLPLEGLNKSPERRAVLLDITCDSDGTIDHYVDGDGIATTMPMPQYDVDNPPMLGFFMVGAYQEILGNMHNLFGDTEAVDVFAYADGRVDVHLSDEGDTVADMLEYVQLDPQELLTHFRNQLKESDLDEELRAQFLEEFESGLYGYTYLEDE; encoded by the coding sequence ATGTCTGACGACATTAAGACAATGAAGGGTTCGTCAGCTGGCGAACAAGGTGGACTCCGCTCTATGCAGGAGGTGGCCATGAGCGATCAAGAAGCCAGCAAGATGCTGCGCACCTACAATATTGCCTGGTGGGGTAATAACTACTACGACGTCAATGAGTTAGGGCACGTCAGCGTCTGTCCGAATCCGGACGTCCCGGAAGCCCGGGTCGACCTGGCGAAGCTGGTGAAAGAGCGCGAGGTCGAAGGCCAGCGTCTGCCCGCCTTGTTCTGCTTCCCGCAGATCCTGCAGCACCGTCTGCGTTCGATTAACGCCGCGTTCAAACGCGCGCGGGAATCTTACGGCTATCGCGGCGATTACTTCCTGGTCTATCCGATTAAGGTTAACCAGCACAAACGCGTTATCGAATCGCTGATCAACTCCGGCGAACCGCTGGGGCTGGAAGCCGGTTCGAAAGCCGAGCTGATGGCGGTACTGGCACACGCCGGTCAGACCCGCTCGGTGATTGTCTGTAACGGCTATAAAGACCGTGAATACATTCGTCTGGCGCTGATCGGCGAAAAGATGGGCCACAAGGTCTATCTGGTGCTGGAAAAAATGACCGAAGTGAAGCTGGTGCTGGAAGAGGCGGAACGCCTGAACGTGGTGCCGCGTCTCGGTATCCGTGCGCGTCTGGCGTCTCAGGGCTCCGGTAAATGGCAGTCCAGCGGCGGCGAAAAATCCAAGTTTGGTCTGTCGGCGACGCAGGTGCTTAAGCTGGTCGATATCATGCGTGAAGCTGGCCGGATGGAAAGCCTGCAGCTGCTGCATTTCCACCTCGGTTCGCAGATGTCCAATATTCGCGACATCGCCACCGGCGTGCGTGAATCGGCCCGTTTCTATGTAGAGCTGGCTAAACTCGGCGTCAACATTCAGTGCTTCGATGTCGGCGGCGGTTTGGGCGTGGACTATGAGGGAACGCGTTCGCAGTCTGACTGCTCCGTTAACTACGGCCTGAACGAATATGCCAACAACGTGATTTGGGCGATCGGCGATGCCTGCGAAGAGCATAATCTGCCGCACCCTACGGTGATCACCGAGTCTGGCCGTGCCGTCACGGCGCACCACACCGTGCTGGTGTCGAACATCATCGGCGTAGAGCGTAACGAATTCAGCGAGCCACAGACGCCGTCTGCGGATTCGCCACGTCCGATTGTCAGCATGTGGGATACCTGGCAGGAGATGCATCAGCCAAACAACCGTCGCTCGCTGCGCGAATGGCTGCATGACAGCCAGATGGATCTGTTTGATATCCATACCGGCTACTCGCAGGGCACTTATGACCTGACGCAGCGCGCCTGGGCTGAGCAGCTTTATCTGAGCATCTGCCACTATATTCAGCAGCATCTTGACCCGACCAACCGCGCGCACCGTCCCATCATCGACGAACTGCAGGAGCGTATGGCGGACAAGATTTACGTCAACTTCTCGCTGTTCCAGTCGATGCCGGATGCCTGGGGTATCGATCAGCTGTTCCCGGTGCTGCCGCTGGAAGGGCTGAACAAGTCGCCTGAACGTCGCGCGGTGCTGCTGGACATCACCTGTGACTCCGATGGCACCATCGATCACTATGTGGATGGCGATGGCATTGCCACCACCATGCCGATGCCGCAGTACGATGTGGATAATCCTCCGATGCTCGGCTTCTTTATGGTCGGCGCTTACCAGGAAATCCTCGGCAACATGCACAACCTGTTCGGCGATACCGAAGCGGTGGATGTGTTTGCCTATGCCGATGGCCGCGTTGACGTGCATCTGTCTGACGAAGGCGACACCGTTGCAGACATGCTGGAATACGTGCAGCTGGATCCGCAGGAGCTGCTGACGCACTTCCGCAACCAGCTTAAAGAGAGCGATCTGGACGAAGAGCTGCGCGCGCAGTTCCTTGAAGAGTTCGAATCTGGCTTGTACGGCTACACTTATCTGGAAGACGAATAA
- a CDS encoding virulence promoting factor, producing MLNIPLADGLLLRVIPAIVVNCSASLKFEARNV from the coding sequence ATGCTGAATATCCCGCTCGCCGATGGCTTGTTGTTGCGGGTTATCCCTGCGATAGTAGTTAACTGTTCCGCATCACTGAAATTTGAGGCTCGCAATGTCTGA